A single genomic interval of Prosthecodimorpha staleyi harbors:
- a CDS encoding DUF3126 family protein, translating to MDKQEIAKLQGYLRRKFNNQTLRIEARPRKKDSAELFLGDEFIAVIFRDDEDGEVSWNVQMAILESDLDD from the coding sequence GTGGACAAGCAGGAAATCGCCAAGCTGCAGGGCTATCTGCGCCGGAAGTTCAACAACCAGACGCTTCGCATCGAAGCGCGGCCGCGCAAGAAGGACTCCGCCGAGCTTTTCCTGGGCGACGAGTTCATCGCGGTCATCTTCCGCGACGACGAGGACGGCGAGGTCAGCTGGAACGTCCAGATGGCCATCCTGGAATCCGACCTGGACGACTGA
- a CDS encoding PAS domain-containing protein: MKNRTTRELYDYWQRIRGDRPAPERSEIEPADIRTLLADTFILEVVSRTDYRFRLAGTRICAAYGREMKGKEFLSFWRGKDREAVASLLAAIHEDAAAAVLGMVGRSDHGRELAFECLLLPISQPGQGYCRVLGCLVPADDPYWIGIHPIMTQTISSLRLIWPDERPFRIGLPEDEKAQTPRPGTGSLVHSMRRRVAHLVVYDGGKS; encoded by the coding sequence ATGAAGAACCGAACGACACGCGAGCTCTATGACTACTGGCAACGGATCCGGGGCGATCGCCCGGCCCCCGAACGCAGCGAGATCGAGCCGGCCGATATCCGGACACTGCTCGCCGACACCTTCATCCTTGAGGTCGTCTCGCGTACCGACTACCGCTTCCGGCTCGCCGGCACCCGCATCTGCGCCGCCTACGGTCGCGAGATGAAGGGCAAGGAGTTCCTCTCCTTCTGGCGCGGCAAGGACCGGGAGGCGGTGGCGAGCCTGCTCGCCGCCATCCATGAGGATGCCGCGGCGGCGGTGCTCGGCATGGTCGGGCGCAGCGATCACGGCCGCGAACTGGCCTTCGAATGCCTGCTGCTGCCGATCAGCCAGCCGGGCCAGGGCTACTGCCGCGTGCTCGGCTGCCTGGTTCCGGCCGACGATCCCTATTGGATCGGCATCCATCCGATCATGACGCAGACCATCTCCAGCCTGCGATTGATCTGGCCCGACGAGCGGCCCTTCCGGATCGGCCTGCCGGAGGACGAGAAAGCCCAGACGCCGCGGCCGGGCACCGGCAGCCTGGTCCATTCCATGCGCCGGCGCGTCGCCCATCTGGTCGTCTATGACGGCGGGAAGTCGTGA
- the cysE gene encoding serine O-acetyltransferase, whose protein sequence is MQRNQSQPVHLPNVDPLWQRVRTEAEAIVSAEPALASFVWETVLNHDRLEDAVIHRIAERLDHPTVKAALIRQTYEEALAAEPDLGDVIRVDMQAVFDRDPACNRYIEPLFYFKGFHAIQTHRLANWLWRRGRRDFAYYLQSRSSAVFQVDIHPQVPLGRGVFFDHGTGIVIGATAVIDDDVSILQGVTLGGTGKETGDRHPKIRRGVLIGAGANILGNIEVGHCARVAAGSVVLKAVPPRTTVAGVPARIVGEAPCNEPSRAMDQMLHEHDVQI, encoded by the coding sequence ATGCAGCGCAACCAATCCCAGCCTGTCCATCTGCCCAATGTCGACCCCCTCTGGCAGAGGGTGCGCACGGAAGCCGAAGCCATCGTGTCGGCAGAGCCGGCGCTGGCCAGCTTCGTCTGGGAGACCGTGCTCAACCACGACCGGCTCGAGGATGCGGTCATCCACCGGATCGCCGAACGGCTCGACCACCCGACCGTCAAGGCGGCCCTGATCCGGCAGACCTATGAGGAAGCGCTCGCCGCCGAGCCCGATCTGGGCGACGTGATCCGCGTCGACATGCAGGCCGTCTTCGACCGCGATCCGGCGTGCAACCGCTACATCGAGCCGCTGTTCTATTTCAAAGGCTTCCACGCCATCCAGACGCATCGCCTGGCCAACTGGCTGTGGCGGCGCGGACGGCGCGACTTCGCCTACTACCTGCAGAGCCGCTCCTCGGCCGTGTTCCAGGTCGACATCCATCCGCAGGTGCCGCTCGGCCGCGGCGTCTTCTTCGACCACGGCACCGGCATCGTGATCGGCGCGACCGCTGTGATCGACGACGACGTCTCGATCCTGCAGGGCGTCACCCTCGGCGGCACCGGCAAGGAAACCGGCGACCGCCATCCGAAGATCCGCCGCGGGGTCCTGATCGGGGCCGGTGCCAACATCCTCGGCAATATCGAGGTCGGCCATTGCGCCCGCGTCGCCGCCGGCTCGGTGGTGCTGAAGGCGGTGCCGCCGCGCACCACGGTGGCCGGCGTGCCGGCGAGAATCGTCGGCGAGGCGCCCTGCAACGAGCCCTCGCGCGCGATGGACCAGATGCTGCACGAACACGACGTTCAGATCTGA
- the folE gene encoding GTP cyclohydrolase I FolE, translating to MDAIVNLYRRDRDERPTPQDQAGRPSRAEAEAAVRTLIRWAGDDPEREGLLDTPKRVVKAYEELFSGYRADEAEVLAKVFEEVEGYGDIVLVRDIPFHSHCEHHMVPFVGKAHIAYYPSRGVVGLSKLARVVDVFAKRLQTQETMTAQIANAIDDFLKPRGVAILVEAEHMCMSMRGVQKDGVSTLTTQFTGVFREDPTEQVRFMTLVRGLR from the coding sequence ATGGATGCCATCGTCAATCTCTACCGCCGCGACCGCGACGAGCGGCCCACGCCGCAGGACCAGGCCGGGCGACCGAGCCGAGCCGAAGCCGAAGCGGCCGTCCGCACGCTGATCCGCTGGGCCGGCGACGACCCGGAGCGCGAAGGCCTGCTCGATACCCCGAAGCGGGTCGTCAAAGCCTATGAGGAGCTGTTCTCCGGCTACCGCGCCGACGAGGCGGAGGTGCTGGCCAAGGTCTTCGAGGAGGTCGAGGGTTACGGCGACATCGTGCTGGTGCGCGACATCCCGTTCCACTCCCATTGCGAGCACCACATGGTGCCCTTCGTCGGCAAGGCGCATATCGCCTATTACCCGTCGCGCGGCGTGGTCGGCCTGTCCAAGCTCGCCCGCGTGGTCGATGTCTTCGCCAAGCGGCTGCAGACGCAGGAGACCATGACGGCGCAGATCGCCAATGCGATCGACGATTTCCTGAAGCCGCGCGGCGTCGCCATCCTGGTCGAGGCGGAGCATATGTGCATGTCGATGCGCGGCGTGCAGAAGGACGGCGTCTCGACGCTGACCACCCAGTTCACAGGCGTGTTCCGCGAGGATCCGACCGAGCAGGTGCGCTTCATGACGCTGGTGCGCGGCCTGCGCTGA
- the thrS gene encoding threonine--tRNA ligase has translation MIQITFPDGAKREFEAGTTGLAVAESIAKSLAKKAIAVKLDGRLSDLRDPIVSDAHLQFVTREDPEALELIRHDCAHVMAEAVQELFPGTQVTIGPVIDNGFYYDFYRPGQPFTLEELGQIEKRMREIIARNKPFTKEVWSRDKARQVFADKGEAFKVELVEAIPADQDLKIYYQGDWFDLCRGPHMASTGQIGNSFKLMKVAGAYWRGDSTRPMLSRIYGTAWTNDADLAAYVHMLEEAEKRDHRKLGREMDLFHFQEEGPGVVFWHAKGWTIFQELIAYMRRRLKGDYMEVNAPQVLDKVLWETSGHWGWYKENMFAVQSAGEDTEDKRVFALKPMNCPGHLQIFKHGLKSYRDLPIRMAEFGIVHRYEASGAMHGLMRVRGFTQDDAHIFCTEDQMAAECLKINDLILSVYADFGFEEIEVKLSTRPEKRVGSDDLWDRAEAIMTQVLEQIAEESGGRIKIALNLGEGAFYGPKFEYTLKDAIGREWQCGTTQVDFNLPDRFEAFYIDADGSKKTPVMIHRAICGSMERFTGILIENYAGHFPLWIAPVQVVVATITSDADGYAETVRRRLMAAGIRAELDLRNEKINYKVREHSLAKVPVILVCGKREAEEATVAVRRLGSNENRVVKFDEALATLIDEATPPDVKRARAGTG, from the coding sequence ATGATCCAGATCACCTTCCCGGATGGCGCGAAACGCGAATTCGAGGCCGGCACGACCGGGCTCGCCGTGGCCGAATCCATCGCCAAGTCGCTCGCCAAGAAGGCCATCGCCGTCAAGCTCGACGGCCGGCTGAGCGACCTGCGCGATCCGATCGTCTCCGACGCGCACCTGCAGTTCGTCACCCGCGAGGATCCGGAAGCGCTGGAACTGATCCGCCACGACTGCGCGCATGTCATGGCCGAGGCCGTCCAGGAACTCTTTCCGGGCACCCAGGTGACCATCGGTCCGGTCATCGACAACGGCTTCTATTACGACTTCTATCGCCCCGGGCAGCCCTTCACGCTGGAGGAGCTCGGCCAGATCGAGAAGCGCATGCGCGAGATCATCGCGCGCAACAAACCCTTCACCAAGGAAGTCTGGAGCCGCGACAAGGCCCGCCAGGTCTTTGCCGACAAGGGCGAGGCCTTCAAGGTCGAACTGGTCGAGGCGATCCCGGCCGACCAGGATCTGAAGATCTACTACCAGGGCGACTGGTTCGACCTCTGCCGCGGCCCGCACATGGCCTCGACCGGGCAGATCGGCAATTCCTTCAAGCTGATGAAGGTGGCCGGCGCCTATTGGCGCGGCGATTCCACCCGGCCGATGCTGTCGCGCATCTACGGCACGGCCTGGACCAACGACGCCGATCTTGCCGCCTATGTGCATATGCTCGAGGAGGCCGAGAAGCGCGACCACCGCAAGCTCGGCCGCGAGATGGACCTGTTCCACTTCCAGGAGGAGGGGCCGGGCGTCGTCTTCTGGCACGCCAAGGGCTGGACGATCTTCCAGGAACTGATCGCCTACATGCGCCGCCGCCTGAAGGGCGACTACATGGAGGTCAACGCCCCGCAGGTGCTCGACAAGGTGCTGTGGGAGACCTCCGGCCATTGGGGCTGGTACAAGGAGAACATGTTCGCGGTGCAGTCGGCCGGCGAGGACACCGAAGACAAGCGCGTCTTCGCCCTCAAGCCGATGAACTGCCCGGGCCACCTGCAGATCTTCAAGCACGGCCTGAAGTCCTACCGGGATCTGCCGATCCGCATGGCCGAATTCGGCATCGTGCACCGCTATGAGGCGTCGGGCGCCATGCACGGCCTGATGCGCGTGCGCGGCTTCACCCAGGACGACGCGCACATCTTCTGCACCGAAGACCAGATGGCGGCGGAATGCCTGAAGATCAACGACCTGATCCTGTCGGTCTACGCGGATTTCGGCTTTGAGGAGATCGAGGTCAAGCTGTCGACCCGGCCAGAGAAGCGCGTCGGCTCCGACGATCTCTGGGACCGCGCCGAGGCCATCATGACCCAGGTGCTCGAGCAGATTGCCGAGGAATCCGGCGGCCGCATCAAGATCGCGCTCAACCTGGGCGAGGGCGCCTTCTACGGACCGAAGTTCGAATACACGCTGAAGGACGCGATCGGCCGTGAGTGGCAATGCGGCACGACCCAGGTCGACTTCAACCTGCCGGACCGGTTCGAGGCCTTTTACATCGACGCCGACGGCTCGAAGAAGACGCCGGTGATGATCCATCGCGCCATCTGCGGCTCGATGGAACGCTTCACCGGCATCCTGATCGAGAACTATGCCGGCCATTTCCCGCTCTGGATCGCCCCGGTCCAGGTCGTGGTGGCGACCATCACGTCCGATGCCGACGGCTACGCCGAGACCGTGCGCCGGCGGTTGATGGCGGCCGGCATCCGCGCCGAGCTGGATCTGCGCAACGAAAAGATCAACTACAAGGTGCGCGAGCACTCGCTGGCCAAAGTCCCGGTGATCCTGGTCTGCGGCAAGCGCGAGGCCGAGGAGGCGACCGTGGCGGTGCGCCGGCTCGGCTCCAACGAGAACCGGGTGGTGAAGTTCGACGAGGCCCTCGCCACCCTCATCGACGAGGCGACCCCGCCGGACGTGAAGCGCGCCCGCGCCG
- a CDS encoding rhomboid family intramembrane serine protease, producing the protein MYGYQHNSSLVEEPPAKPRREPFFSDVPAPVLWLAAVMLLIHAVRLALPQDTDFEVLLWFAFVPERFAADAAEMGYPGGPLTAAMTFVSYALLHVDWLHVLANTAMLLPLGASVARRVGGVRFLAFCVATAAGGALAHLLSHPGAGIPMIGASGIVSGLLGGLLRFRFGPQGLRPDLAGKAEQPRRSLLSLARDPQAILLIAGLVVTNLLLVAGADAFAGPDSGIAWQAHAGGFLAGLLGFPLFDRPDRRPAP; encoded by the coding sequence ATGTACGGGTATCAGCACAACAGTTCACTGGTCGAAGAGCCGCCGGCGAAACCCCGGCGCGAGCCCTTCTTCAGCGACGTTCCGGCGCCCGTTCTCTGGCTCGCCGCCGTCATGCTGCTGATCCACGCCGTCCGCCTGGCGCTCCCCCAGGACACCGACTTTGAAGTGCTGCTCTGGTTCGCCTTCGTCCCGGAGCGCTTTGCCGCCGACGCCGCGGAAATGGGCTATCCCGGCGGGCCGCTCACCGCGGCGATGACCTTCGTGTCCTACGCGCTTCTGCATGTGGATTGGCTCCATGTCCTCGCCAACACCGCCATGCTGCTGCCGCTCGGCGCCTCGGTGGCGCGGCGGGTGGGCGGCGTCCGGTTTCTGGCCTTCTGCGTCGCCACCGCGGCCGGCGGCGCGCTCGCCCATCTCCTGTCCCATCCGGGCGCCGGCATCCCGATGATCGGCGCCTCGGGCATCGTCTCCGGACTGCTCGGCGGATTGCTGCGTTTCCGCTTCGGTCCGCAGGGTCTGAGGCCCGATCTCGCCGGCAAGGCCGAGCAGCCGCGCCGCTCGCTCCTTTCGCTCGCCCGCGATCCGCAGGCGATCCTGCTGATCGCAGGTCTGGTCGTGACCAATCTGCTGCTCGTGGCCGGGGCCGATGCCTTCGCGGGGCCCGACTCCGGCATCGCCTGGCAGGCCCATGCCGGTGGTTTTCTGGCAGGTCTTCTCGGCTTCCCGCTGTTCGACCGGCCCGATCGTCGACCCGCGCCCTGA
- a CDS encoding transglutaminase-like cysteine peptidase — MRGTTAPPIGFVQFCKEHLADCVGTAPAAVRVPMSKARWDELVAVNAYVNRVIEPVTDEDLYGVAEYWTYPRQGKGDCEDYVLLKRKMLMDRGWPVTSLLITVVRDTKNQGHAVLTVVTDRGDYVLDNQQAQVLPWNQTEYRYVKRQSQFDVARWDTIEDRRTDTVASTGR; from the coding sequence ATGCGCGGGACGACGGCGCCGCCGATCGGATTCGTGCAGTTCTGCAAGGAACATCTGGCGGACTGCGTCGGAACCGCTCCGGCAGCCGTTCGTGTCCCGATGAGCAAGGCGCGCTGGGACGAACTGGTCGCCGTCAATGCCTATGTCAATCGGGTGATCGAACCGGTCACCGACGAGGACCTCTACGGCGTTGCCGAATACTGGACCTATCCGCGCCAGGGCAAGGGCGATTGCGAGGACTATGTCCTCCTGAAGCGCAAGATGCTGATGGATCGCGGCTGGCCGGTGACCAGCCTGCTGATCACCGTGGTGCGCGACACCAAGAACCAGGGCCATGCCGTCCTGACGGTGGTGACAGATCGCGGCGACTACGTGCTCGACAACCAGCAGGCCCAGGTCCTGCCCTGGAACCAGACGGAATACCGCTACGTGAAGCGCCAATCCCAGTTCGATGTCGCGCGCTGGGACACGATCGAGGATCGCCGCACCGACACTGTGGCCTCCACGGGGCGCTGA
- a CDS encoding iron-sulfur cluster assembly scaffold protein, translating to MIDDVYNKKILELAGNIPRLGRLADPDASATAHSRLCGSTVTVDLKMDGDVVTDFAHDVKACALGQASSSIMARHVVGASAAELRDLRETVRRMLKENGAPPEGRFEEAKYLEPVRSYKARHASTLLTFDAVVAAMDQIEAKRRAAAETV from the coding sequence ATGATCGACGATGTCTACAACAAGAAGATCCTCGAACTGGCCGGCAACATTCCCCGGCTCGGCCGCCTCGCCGATCCGGACGCCAGCGCCACCGCCCATTCGCGCCTGTGCGGCTCGACCGTCACGGTGGATCTCAAGATGGACGGCGATGTGGTCACCGATTTTGCCCATGACGTGAAGGCCTGCGCGCTCGGCCAGGCCTCGTCGTCGATCATGGCGCGCCATGTCGTCGGTGCGAGCGCCGCCGAATTGCGCGACCTCCGCGAAACCGTCCGCCGCATGCTCAAGGAGAATGGCGCCCCGCCGGAAGGCCGCTTCGAGGAGGCGAAATATCTGGAACCGGTGCGTAGCTACAAGGCGCGCCACGCCTCGACCCTGCTGACCTTCGACGCGGTCGTCGCCGCCATGGACCAGATCGAGGCGAAGCGCCGCGCTGCGGCCGAGACCGTCTGA
- a CDS encoding HD domain-containing protein, with product MSDDAVLITRAVHFAAVHHKDQQRKGIDRDPYMNHLAEVAAFVAAADAAPDAEVIAAAYLHDTVEDTVVTHADLIDGFGARVAGLVAEVTDDKSLPKAERKRLQIEHAATLSPEARLIKIADKISNVRSLVHSPPHDWAHERLVDYVAWARQVVERMRGTDARLEATFDRVAAEADRHFARPEPA from the coding sequence ATGTCCGACGACGCCGTCCTGATCACCCGTGCCGTCCATTTCGCAGCGGTCCACCACAAGGACCAGCAGCGCAAGGGGATCGACCGCGATCCATACATGAACCACCTGGCGGAAGTCGCCGCCTTTGTGGCCGCGGCCGATGCGGCCCCGGATGCCGAGGTGATCGCCGCCGCCTATCTGCACGACACGGTCGAGGACACGGTCGTGACCCATGCCGACCTCATCGACGGCTTCGGTGCGCGCGTGGCCGGCCTGGTCGCCGAGGTGACCGACGACAAGTCGCTGCCCAAGGCCGAGCGCAAGCGCCTGCAGATCGAGCATGCCGCAACCCTCAGCCCCGAGGCGCGGCTGATCAAGATTGCGGACAAGATCTCGAACGTGCGCTCCCTGGTGCACAGCCCGCCGCATGACTGGGCCCATGAGCGGCTGGTCGACTATGTCGCCTGGGCGCGGCAGGTGGTCGAGCGCATGCGCGGCACCGACGCCAGGCTGGAAGCCACCTTCGACCGCGTCGCCGCCGAGGCCGACCGGCACTTTGCTCGGCCTGAACCGGCGTGA
- a CDS encoding PilZ domain-containing protein yields MAEAKKSSTALAATWHKQDRRRHQRVKVNLLGRFMLENKREYPCQVVNMSPGGAAMIAPVSGTVGERVIAYIDHIGRVEGKIVRPLTGGFAMQIDATLRKRDKIAAQLTWLANRHVLNLPEDRRHDRYAPKNPFAILTVGGQRELRCRIVDISLSGAALAMVERPPLGEQVLLGKIRGRIVRHFDDGVAVEFAVLQTIENLESQVN; encoded by the coding sequence ATGGCAGAGGCGAAGAAATCCAGCACCGCGCTTGCGGCAACATGGCACAAGCAGGATCGCCGCCGCCATCAGCGCGTCAAGGTGAACCTGCTCGGCCGGTTCATGCTCGAGAACAAGCGCGAATATCCCTGCCAGGTCGTCAACATGTCGCCCGGCGGCGCGGCCATGATCGCGCCCGTTTCGGGCACGGTCGGCGAACGCGTGATCGCCTATATCGACCATATCGGCCGCGTCGAGGGCAAGATCGTCCGTCCCCTGACGGGCGGGTTCGCCATGCAGATCGATGCAACGCTGCGCAAGCGCGACAAGATCGCCGCGCAATTGACTTGGCTTGCCAACCGGCATGTTCTCAACCTGCCGGAAGATCGCCGCCACGATCGCTACGCCCCGAAGAACCCCTTCGCGATCCTGACCGTCGGCGGCCAGCGCGAACTGCGCTGCCGCATCGTCGACATCTCGCTGTCCGGCGCCGCCCTGGCCATGGTCGAGCGGCCGCCGCTCGGCGAACAGGTCCTGCTCGGCAAGATCCGCGGCCGCATCGTGCGCCATTTCGACGACGGCGTCGCGGTCGAATTCGCCGTGCTCCAGACGATCGAGAACCTGGAAAGCCAGGTCAACTGA
- a CDS encoding CBS domain-containing protein, translating to MTVKVILSDKGRSVVTQHPDATLAEICETLATHKIGAVVLTTRDGGIAGILSERDVVRALAQEGAGALSQKASGYMSRNVVTCHEEETIHDVMTKMTAGRFRHMPVVKAGRLIGVVSIGDVVKRRIEQAEKDAEEIRNYIATA from the coding sequence ATGACTGTGAAGGTTATTCTGTCCGACAAGGGCCGTAGCGTCGTCACCCAGCATCCCGACGCCACGCTCGCCGAAATCTGCGAGACCCTGGCAACGCACAAGATCGGCGCCGTGGTGCTGACCACGCGGGATGGCGGTATCGCGGGCATTCTGTCCGAGCGCGACGTGGTGCGCGCCCTGGCCCAGGAGGGGGCCGGCGCCCTGTCGCAGAAGGCTTCCGGCTACATGTCGCGCAACGTCGTCACCTGCCATGAGGAGGAGACGATCCACGACGTGATGACCAAGATGACGGCAGGCCGTTTCCGGCACATGCCGGTGGTCAAGGCCGGGCGGCTGATCGGCGTCGTCTCGATCGGCGACGTGGTCAAGCGCCGGATCGAGCAGGCCGAGAAGGACGCCGAGGAAATCCGCAACTACATCGCCACGGCCTGA
- the yidD gene encoding membrane protein insertion efficiency factor YidD — translation MCRHCQGEGPIRRGPHVLLARGLIRLYRYTFSAFMGRTCRYLPTCSDYTEEAIARHGLWAGGWIGLARILRCAPWGSSGIDPVPAELPPQACWYMPWRYGRWTGRHIVDRF, via the coding sequence ATGTGCAGGCACTGCCAAGGCGAAGGGCCGATCCGCCGGGGGCCCCACGTCCTCCTGGCCCGCGGACTGATCCGGCTCTATCGCTACACTTTTTCGGCTTTTATGGGGCGGACCTGCCGCTATCTGCCGACCTGCTCGGACTATACCGAAGAGGCGATCGCGCGGCATGGGCTGTGGGCCGGCGGATGGATCGGTCTTGCCCGGATTTTGCGCTGCGCACCGTGGGGATCGTCGGGCATCGATCCGGTTCCGGCCGAGTTGCCGCCCCAGGCCTGCTGGTATATGCCCTGGCGCTACGGCCGCTGGACCGGCCGGCACATCGTCGACAGGTTCTGA
- a CDS encoding DUF2585 domain-containing protein yields the protein MRSRLLIGLVLAVILGVQVAGLMLMGRPWICPCGSVKLWHGVIDSAETSQHLLDWYSATHVLHGILFFAGVRLILPRLAVRQLALIALAVEVGWELIENTPVIVERYRVQALARGYTGDSILNSLSDSAMAMFGLGLAAWLPIRITIGLVLAVEIGLAAIVRDNLTLNVLQLIHPVAAISAWQAGR from the coding sequence GTGCGCTCCCGGCTTTTGATCGGCCTCGTGCTGGCCGTGATTCTCGGCGTCCAGGTCGCCGGCCTGATGCTGATGGGGCGGCCCTGGATTTGTCCCTGCGGCAGCGTGAAACTCTGGCACGGCGTCATCGACAGTGCGGAGACGTCGCAGCATCTGCTGGACTGGTACAGCGCCACCCATGTCCTCCATGGGATCCTGTTCTTCGCCGGCGTGCGCCTGATCCTGCCGCGTCTCGCCGTCCGGCAACTCGCCCTGATAGCGCTGGCCGTCGAGGTCGGCTGGGAACTGATCGAAAACACCCCGGTCATCGTCGAACGCTATCGGGTGCAGGCGCTGGCGCGCGGCTACACGGGCGACAGCATCCTGAATTCGCTGTCGGATTCGGCGATGGCGATGTTCGGCTTAGGGCTTGCGGCATGGTTGCCGATCCGGATCACGATCGGGCTCGTGCTGGCCGTGGAGATCGGCCTCGCCGCCATCGTGCGCGACAATCTCACCCTCAATGTCCTGCAGCTGATCCATCCGGTTGCGGCGATCTCTGCGTGGCAGGCGGGGCGGTGA
- a CDS encoding DUF6949 family protein: MFLNAMILIYAVATGFVAAGLLASLYQLMTDRPPAFAVSTENLVTGVGAIMMCAFAGPFIIMRNAIRGRLIEHRPLGWLAASAFIAAGWSLCSGILVIEFALALRDTIA, from the coding sequence ATGTTTCTCAACGCCATGATCCTGATCTATGCGGTTGCGACCGGCTTCGTCGCGGCGGGGCTCCTGGCGAGCCTCTATCAACTGATGACCGACCGGCCGCCGGCCTTCGCGGTGTCGACCGAAAATCTGGTTACCGGGGTCGGGGCGATCATGATGTGCGCCTTCGCGGGCCCGTTCATCATCATGCGCAATGCCATCCGCGGCCGGCTGATCGAGCACCGTCCTCTCGGCTGGCTGGCGGCCAGCGCCTTCATCGCCGCCGGCTGGAGCCTGTGCTCCGGCATCCTGGTGATCGAGTTCGCCCTCGCCCTGCGCGACACGATCGCCTGA
- a CDS encoding gamma carbonic anhydrase family protein, whose translation MPIYAFEGQRPELPAPGTYWIAPDAVLVGKVRVKPGASIWFGAVLRGDNEWIEVGEGANVQDMAMLHTDPGFPLTIGRGVTVGHKAILHGCTVGDDSLVGMGAIMLNGSAVGAGSLVGAGALITERKVFPDRSMVVGAPGKAIRSLDDEAVDGLRRAAQIYADRFKRYIATLEDVTGA comes from the coding sequence ATGCCGATCTATGCCTTCGAAGGACAGCGCCCGGAACTGCCGGCGCCCGGAACCTACTGGATCGCGCCGGATGCGGTGCTGGTCGGCAAGGTGCGCGTCAAACCGGGCGCGAGCATCTGGTTCGGTGCGGTGCTGCGCGGCGACAACGAGTGGATCGAGGTCGGCGAGGGGGCCAACGTCCAGGACATGGCCATGCTGCACACCGATCCGGGCTTTCCGCTCACGATCGGCCGCGGCGTTACGGTCGGCCACAAGGCGATCCTGCACGGCTGCACGGTCGGCGACGACAGTCTCGTCGGCATGGGGGCGATCATGCTGAACGGCTCGGCGGTCGGTGCCGGCTCGCTGGTCGGGGCCGGCGCGCTGATCACCGAGCGCAAGGTGTTTCCGGACCGGTCGATGGTCGTCGGTGCGCCGGGCAAGGCGATTCGCAGCCTGGACGACGAGGCCGTCGACGGGCTCCGCCGCGCCGCGCAGATCTATGCCGACCGGTTCAAGCGCTACATCGCGACATTGGAAGACGTGACCGGCGCCTGA
- the hisI gene encoding phosphoribosyl-AMP cyclohydrolase, with protein MTDTPPRSFPAPGDHDALELGTQLTPRFDAAGLITAVVTDAVSGEVLMLAHMNAEALARTIETGIATYWSRSRRSLWVKGETSGNRQLVAELRVDCDQDAVWLKVRVEGHGASCHRGYRSCFYRAVPIGGPADAPLAFVEADPTFDPADVYGSACGHKHP; from the coding sequence ATGACCGACACTCCGCCCCGCTCCTTTCCCGCTCCCGGCGATCACGACGCGCTCGAACTCGGCACGCAGCTGACGCCGCGGTTCGACGCGGCCGGCCTGATCACCGCCGTCGTCACCGATGCCGTCTCGGGCGAGGTGCTGATGCTCGCCCATATGAATGCCGAGGCGCTGGCGCGGACGATCGAGACCGGCATCGCCACCTACTGGAGCCGCTCGCGCCGGAGCCTGTGGGTCAAGGGCGAGACCAGCGGCAACCGGCAGCTTGTCGCGGAGTTGCGCGTGGACTGCGACCAGGACGCGGTATGGCTGAAGGTCCGCGTCGAAGGCCACGGTGCCTCCTGCCATCGCGGCTACCGCTCCTGCTTCTATCGGGCGGTGCCGATCGGAGGGCCGGCCGACGCACCACTCGCCTTCGTGGAAGCGGATCCGACCTTCGATCCGGCCGATGTCTACGGTTCGGCCTGCGGCCACAAGCATCCGTGA